From Enterococcus mediterraneensis:
AGCCATTATAATGATTGCTAAACCTAGAAGTGAATAGGCTAGCCAGCTAGGGTAAAAGAAAAGGGTTGCCGGTAAAACAAATTTTACTGCCCATACGCCAATAAGTGCCATTAAAACACCCATACCTGATAAAACGAATATTTGACAAAATAGAGACCAGATAATTGTTTTGGATTGAATACCTTGTGCACGCATAATGCCATAAAGCCCTAGTTTTTGAATCATGATAATGTAAATGAAAATACCGACTACTAAACAAGTAATAACTACCAGAGCTATGATCATTCCCATAAACACATTTACTTCCGGTGTATAGCCAGGAATATTACTGATCATATCTTGTTCGGTTACTTGTACCAAGCCCTCCCCAGAGACATCAACATCATTGTTTAGAACAATTGCTGAAATGGTTTTGGTTGTTTTATCCGTATGCTGTAACTTCCAGTAGGTAGACAAATCAGTATAAATGACCGGCACGGTAAAAAATTTACTGTCATTCGTTATACCGACGACTTTATATTCGTCAGTACTTCCATTTAACTGTATCTGATCGCCCATTTTAATATTATAATTTTCCATCGATTGATCAATGATAACTTCATTCTTACTTTCAGGATAATGACCTTCAATAAGTTTAGGGGCAATAAAACTGTCCCAATTTTGAGCAAAAATTGAGATATTCACTGTCGTATCATCATTTTTTAGATTTGTTACAGCAAACATATATCCTAGGGGTGCCGCGTCATCTGACAACTTATCTTTATAGTTATCTTCAGTAATAAAGGAGGCTGTTAGATTCTTATTTGCATATTTTGAGAGTACTACTCCTGTTGAATCCCAGTTATCCGCTGCGGTTCGGTTATCTCGAACTAAACCAATTGCTAGGCTTGTCATAAAGAAGACCATAAACGATATAAGGAAAACTGTAACTAGGACAAGGCTGTAACGAAGTTTGTTGTGTAAAATTTCTTTTATTGCAAGATA
This genomic window contains:
- a CDS encoding ABC transporter permease, with product MYLAIKEILHNKLRYSLVLVTVFLISFMVFFMTSLAIGLVRDNRTAADNWDSTGVVLSKYANKNLTASFITEDNYKDKLSDDAAPLGYMFAVTNLKNDDTTVNISIFAQNWDSFIAPKLIEGHYPESKNEVIIDQSMENYNIKMGDQIQLNGSTDEYKVVGITNDSKFFTVPVIYTDLSTYWKLQHTDKTTKTISAIVLNNDVDVSGEGLVQVTEQDMISNIPGYTPEVNVFMGMIIALVVITCLVVGIFIYIIMIQKLGLYGIMRAQGIQSKTIIWSLFCQIFVLSGMGVLMALIGVWAVKFVLPATLFFYPSWLAYSLLGLAIIIMALLGGLISLPKILKIDPIEAIGE